In one Sphingomonas sp. S1-29 genomic region, the following are encoded:
- the hpf gene encoding ribosome hibernation-promoting factor, HPF/YfiA family, translating to MEVRVSGHQVETGGALQQQVTDRLQAIADKYFSRAISAQVVFGKGPHDHGFTCDIVAHVMQGLVLKSANTGNDAHGAFDGAADKVEKQLRRYMRRLKDRNAGQANAVAESMGYDNSHDNAGYTVFGGTPEEVEEVEADAPLIIAETRVDVPDATVSDAVMMLDLRHTNAMLFKNSGTGAFNMVYRRNDGTIGWVEPNRAS from the coding sequence ATGGAAGTTCGCGTCTCGGGCCATCAGGTCGAAACGGGCGGTGCACTCCAGCAGCAGGTCACCGACCGGCTTCAGGCGATTGCCGACAAATATTTCTCGCGCGCGATCTCGGCGCAGGTGGTGTTCGGCAAGGGCCCGCACGACCACGGCTTCACCTGCGACATCGTCGCGCATGTGATGCAGGGGCTGGTGCTCAAGAGCGCCAACACCGGCAACGACGCGCATGGCGCGTTCGACGGCGCCGCCGACAAGGTGGAAAAGCAGCTGCGCCGCTATATGCGCCGGCTCAAGGATCGCAACGCCGGCCAGGCGAACGCGGTCGCCGAGAGCATGGGCTATGACAATAGCCACGACAATGCCGGCTACACCGTGTTCGGCGGCACCCCCGAGGAGGTCGAGGAGGTCGAGGCCGACGCGCCGCTGATCATCGCCGAGACGCGGGTCGACGTGCCCGACGCGACCGTGTCGGACGCCGTGATGATGCTCGATCTGCGCCACACCAACGCGATGCTGTTCAAGAACAGCGGCACCGGCGCATTCAACATGGTGTATCGCCGCAACGACGGCACGATCGGCTGGGTCGAGCCCAACCGCGCTTCGTGA
- a CDS encoding PTS sugar transporter subunit IIA: MNDRAGSPGASDLGELLTHDCVVSGVSVGAKKALFQQLAALAAERLGLGAKLVGQRLAAREKLGSTGFGGGIAIPHARIESLDRVRGMFVRLSQPVDFDAVDALPVDLVFMLLSPVDAGVDHLKALARVSRLLRDRTLADKLRGAGSNDALFALLTGVENRDAA, from the coding sequence GTGAACGATCGCGCCGGCAGCCCGGGCGCGTCCGATCTGGGCGAATTGCTGACGCATGATTGCGTGGTGTCGGGCGTATCGGTCGGCGCGAAGAAGGCCTTGTTCCAGCAGCTCGCGGCGCTTGCCGCCGAGCGGCTGGGGCTGGGCGCCAAACTGGTCGGCCAGCGGCTGGCGGCGCGCGAGAAATTGGGATCGACGGGGTTTGGCGGCGGCATCGCGATCCCGCATGCGCGGATCGAGTCGCTCGACCGGGTGCGCGGCATGTTCGTGCGGCTGAGCCAGCCGGTCGATTTCGATGCGGTCGATGCGTTGCCCGTCGATCTGGTGTTCATGCTGCTGTCGCCAGTCGATGCCGGCGTCGATCATCTCAAGGCGCTTGCGCGGGTGTCGCGGTTGCTGCGCGATCGCACGCTCGCCGACAAATTGCGCGGGGCGGGATCGAACGATGCGTTATTCGCGCTGTTGACCGGGGTCGAAAACCGCGATGCCGCCTGA
- a CDS encoding PaaI family thioesterase, protein MPPEPSGAEAHYRALEALYAAAPINQLFDSRLEISGPGVARIHFTIDQRYFHAAGAAHGTSYFKMLDDAAFYAANSLVTDRFLLTTQFNLLFTAPLREGPVIAEGRWISGQRRVFVADARLIAGDGEEAARGTGTFMRSRIALAGLPGYRAG, encoded by the coding sequence ATGCCGCCTGAACCCTCGGGCGCCGAGGCGCATTATCGCGCACTCGAGGCGTTGTATGCCGCCGCGCCGATCAACCAATTGTTCGATTCGCGGCTCGAGATCAGCGGGCCCGGCGTGGCGCGGATCCATTTCACGATCGACCAGCGTTATTTCCACGCCGCGGGCGCGGCGCACGGGACGAGCTATTTCAAGATGCTCGACGATGCAGCCTTCTATGCCGCTAACAGCCTGGTCACCGATCGTTTTCTGCTGACGACGCAGTTCAACCTGCTGTTTACCGCGCCGCTGCGCGAGGGGCCGGTGATCGCCGAAGGGCGCTGGATCAGCGGCCAGCGGCGAGTGTTCGTCGCCGATGCGCGGCTGATCGCGGGCGATGGCGAGGAAGCGGCGCGCGGCACCGGCACCTTCATGCGATCGCGCATCGCGCTCGCCGGGCTGCCGGGGTATCGCGCGGGATGA
- a CDS encoding DUF1491 family protein produces the protein MSRLAAHVRVSALLRRTHDAGGSAMVLAKGEAMGGAILVQMLDRGTPAGFCERGYGPDGVPALIMAGPADADSQTAGEYWQRRRRNDPDLWVIEVDVAAPQRLVAEIIVND, from the coding sequence ATGAGCCGGCTGGCGGCGCATGTGCGGGTGAGCGCGTTGCTGCGCCGGACGCACGATGCCGGGGGCAGCGCGATGGTGCTGGCCAAGGGCGAGGCGATGGGCGGCGCGATCCTGGTGCAGATGCTCGATCGCGGCACGCCGGCAGGTTTTTGCGAGCGCGGCTATGGTCCTGACGGGGTACCCGCGCTGATCATGGCGGGTCCGGCCGACGCCGATTCGCAGACCGCGGGCGAATATTGGCAACGCCGGCGGCGTAACGACCCCGATCTTTGGGTGATCGAGGTGGACGTCGCAGCGCCGCAACGCCTGGTCGCTGAAATAATCGTTAACGATTGA
- a CDS encoding cell wall hydrolase yields MKFFARAAGSVVVTLCAAAMVCATTPGLAVELANTEFLAVDRPDIQTKNVAYPAQVPIPPAPIVPAEWTSEGDQGPQTLADSTKSDARPDADYASLSDAVAAQGIPDSPDDELRCLAIGVYYESKGEPLAGQLAVAEVILNRADSGRFPPSACSVLKQRGQFSFVRGGRLPNVATGSTAWKTAVAVAKVAREELWESKASNAMFFHARHVSPRWKLAKVASVGNHIFYR; encoded by the coding sequence ATGAAGTTCTTTGCACGTGCCGCCGGATCGGTGGTTGTGACTCTTTGCGCCGCCGCGATGGTGTGCGCCACGACCCCGGGTCTCGCGGTCGAACTCGCCAATACCGAGTTCCTTGCCGTCGATCGACCCGACATCCAGACCAAGAACGTCGCATACCCCGCCCAGGTTCCCATCCCGCCGGCACCGATCGTGCCCGCCGAATGGACCAGCGAAGGCGACCAGGGCCCGCAGACGCTGGCCGACAGCACCAAATCAGACGCCCGCCCCGACGCCGACTATGCCTCGCTTTCCGACGCGGTTGCAGCGCAGGGCATCCCCGATTCGCCCGACGACGAGCTTCGCTGCCTGGCGATCGGCGTCTATTATGAATCGAAGGGCGAACCGCTCGCAGGCCAGCTCGCGGTCGCCGAAGTCATCCTCAACCGCGCCGACTCGGGGCGTTTCCCGCCGTCGGCCTGCTCGGTGCTGAAGCAGCGCGGGCAATTCTCGTTCGTGCGCGGTGGGCGTCTGCCCAATGTGGCGACCGGATCAACCGCGTGGAAGACCGCGGTTGCGGTCGCCAAGGTCGCGCGCGAGGAATTGTGGGAGAGCAAGGCGTCGAACGCGATGTTCTTCCACGCGCGCCATGTGTCGCCGCGCTGGAAGCTGGCGAAGGTCGCGTCGGTGGGCAACCACATCTTCTATCGCTGA
- a CDS encoding MmcB family DNA repair protein, whose translation MMLAPAVPLSPCAADVVRGVSRMLLRHDCVAIAEVPLAGGRRADLMAVDANGGIVIVEIKVSRADLLGDGKWTDYLEHCDRFFWAVPEGFDTAPLEREAFLPERAGVIVADRYDAAILREARTHPLAAATRRKCTLAFARRAARRVMGLVDPDTVGLAAGL comes from the coding sequence ATGATGCTCGCCCCCGCCGTGCCGCTGTCGCCCTGCGCCGCCGATGTCGTGCGCGGGGTGTCGCGCATGCTGCTGCGCCACGATTGCGTCGCGATCGCCGAGGTGCCGCTGGCGGGGGGCCGCCGCGCCGACCTGATGGCGGTCGATGCCAATGGCGGGATCGTGATCGTCGAGATCAAGGTGTCGCGCGCCGACCTGCTCGGCGACGGCAAATGGACCGATTATCTGGAGCATTGCGACCGCTTCTTCTGGGCGGTGCCCGAGGGGTTCGACACCGCGCCGCTCGAGCGCGAGGCGTTCCTGCCCGAGCGTGCGGGGGTGATCGTCGCCGATCGCTACGACGCGGCGATCCTGCGCGAGGCGCGGACGCATCCGCTGGCGGCGGCTACCCGGCGCAAATGTACGCTTGCTTTTGCCCGGCGCGCGGCGCGGCGGGTGATGGGGCTGGTCGATCCCGATACGGTGGGGCTTGCGGCTGGGTTGTGA
- a CDS encoding ankyrin repeat domain-containing protein has product MTITARAARIALAFSLLALPATFASPLAAQQFSASYKFLKAVRDADGNEVNKILGEPGQSIINTKDRSTGEGAVHIVTKRGDATYLRFLLQKGANPNLADARGNTPMMLAVENGFSEGIEALKTYKADPNLANSSGETPLIRAVQMRRFELVRDLLAAGADPDQTDVIAGLSARQYATRDARSPAITKLLADAPKRARAPAAAAGPRL; this is encoded by the coding sequence GTGACCATTACCGCCCGCGCCGCCCGGATCGCGCTAGCCTTCTCGCTCCTGGCGCTGCCCGCGACCTTCGCCAGCCCGCTCGCCGCGCAGCAATTTTCGGCCAGCTACAAGTTCTTGAAGGCGGTCCGCGATGCCGATGGCAACGAGGTGAACAAGATCCTGGGCGAACCCGGCCAGTCGATCATCAACACCAAGGATCGCTCGACCGGCGAGGGCGCGGTCCACATCGTCACCAAGCGCGGCGACGCCACCTATCTGCGCTTCCTGCTGCAAAAGGGCGCCAACCCCAATCTGGCCGACGCGCGCGGCAACACGCCGATGATGCTCGCGGTCGAAAACGGCTTCAGCGAGGGGATCGAGGCGCTCAAGACCTACAAGGCCGATCCCAATCTGGCGAACAGCAGCGGCGAAACCCCGCTGATCCGCGCGGTGCAGATGCGCCGCTTCGAGCTGGTGCGCGACCTGCTCGCCGCAGGTGCCGATCCCGACCAGACCGACGTGATCGCCGGCCTCTCGGCGCGCCAATACGCCACCCGCGACGCGCGCTCGCCCGCGATCACCAAATTGCTCGCCGACGCTCCCAAGCGCGCGCGCGCACCGGCAGCTGCGGCGGGGCCGCGGCTGTAA
- a CDS encoding SCO family protein, translated as MNEFKTSVAALLFLLLAACGQPASEPAGEPPLAGARIGGPFALTDPQGKTARDTDFAGKYRIVYFGYTFCPDVCPVDMQNIGAGLKQFEASDPALAAKVVPIFITVDPARDTPAVVGEFVANFHPRTVGLTGSQEAITAALKGYAGMATKRESPNPDAYLVDHTRITYLMGPEGQPIALIPADESPEAVTEMLKRWVR; from the coding sequence ATGAACGAGTTCAAAACCAGCGTCGCCGCCCTGTTGTTCCTGCTGCTCGCCGCCTGCGGTCAGCCGGCATCCGAGCCTGCGGGCGAACCCCCGCTTGCCGGCGCGCGCATCGGCGGGCCGTTCGCGCTGACCGACCCGCAGGGCAAGACGGCGCGCGACACCGATTTCGCGGGCAAATATCGCATCGTCTATTTCGGCTACACTTTCTGCCCCGATGTCTGCCCGGTCGACATGCAGAATATCGGTGCCGGGCTGAAGCAGTTCGAGGCAAGCGATCCCGCGCTTGCCGCGAAGGTGGTGCCGATCTTCATCACCGTCGATCCCGCGCGCGATACCCCCGCAGTAGTCGGCGAATTCGTTGCGAATTTCCATCCGCGCACGGTGGGGCTCACCGGCTCGCAGGAAGCGATCACCGCAGCGCTCAAGGGCTATGCCGGGATGGCGACCAAGCGCGAATCGCCCAATCCCGACGCGTATCTGGTCGATCACACGCGGATCACCTATCTGATGGGGCCTGAAGGGCAGCCGATCGCGCTGATCCCCGCCGATGAAAGCCCCGAAGCGGTGACCGAAATGCTCAAGCGCTGGGTCCGTTGA
- a CDS encoding YcgN family cysteine cluster protein, producing MNAPATGRFWEGDIPLEKLDRGQWEALCDGCGKCCLHKFEDEDTGELAATNVACKLLDNATAQCSDYRNRRAYVPDCVRLTPKAVYRIHWLPSTCAYRLRADFLPLPEWHHLVCGDRDAVHRAGVSVRGWTISENDAGDLEHHLIDREL from the coding sequence TTGAACGCGCCCGCGACCGGGCGCTTCTGGGAAGGCGATATTCCGCTCGAAAAGCTCGACCGCGGCCAGTGGGAAGCCTTGTGCGACGGTTGCGGCAAATGCTGCCTCCACAAGTTCGAGGACGAGGATACCGGCGAGCTGGCGGCGACCAATGTCGCATGCAAGCTGCTCGACAATGCCACCGCGCAGTGCAGCGATTATCGCAACCGCCGCGCCTATGTGCCCGATTGCGTGCGGCTGACGCCCAAGGCGGTGTACCGGATCCACTGGCTGCCATCGACCTGCGCGTACCGGCTGCGCGCCGATTTCCTTCCGTTGCCCGAATGGCATCATCTGGTGTGTGGCGACCGCGACGCGGTGCATCGCGCCGGCGTGTCGGTGCGCGGCTGGACGATTTCGGAGAATGACGCAGGCGACCTCGAACATCATCTGATCGACCGCGAATTGTGA
- a CDS encoding M48 family metallopeptidase: protein MRLSVDPASGRVRLTIPKRGSARAALAWAEEKRGWIEVQRARLPAAIPFVDGAELPFGDERLTIVWREAARRTPVREDRALVVGGPADRLGARVESWLKREALRLLDADTRAIAGAAGIAISGVAIGDPRSRWGSCTATGAIRYSWRLVLAPEFVRRGVVAHEVAHRLHMDHSPAFHAAVARLLGEDPAPSMAWLRRHGAGLHWYGRSSS, encoded by the coding sequence ATGCGGCTGTCGGTCGACCCCGCGAGCGGGCGGGTACGGCTGACGATCCCCAAGCGCGGATCGGCGCGCGCAGCGCTCGCCTGGGCCGAGGAGAAGCGCGGCTGGATCGAGGTGCAGCGCGCGCGGCTGCCCGCGGCGATCCCCTTCGTCGATGGCGCCGAGCTCCCCTTCGGCGACGAGCGGCTGACGATCGTCTGGCGCGAGGCGGCGCGGCGGACCCCAGTGCGCGAGGATCGGGCGCTCGTGGTGGGCGGCCCCGCCGATCGGCTCGGCGCGCGGGTGGAAAGCTGGCTCAAGCGCGAGGCGTTGCGCTTGCTCGATGCCGATACGCGCGCGATCGCGGGGGCTGCCGGTATCGCGATCAGCGGGGTGGCGATCGGCGATCCGCGGTCGCGCTGGGGCAGCTGCACCGCGACCGGGGCGATCCGCTATAGCTGGCGGCTGGTGCTGGCGCCGGAGTTCGTCCGGCGCGGCGTGGTGGCGCACGAGGTGGCGCACCGGCTGCACATGGACCACAGCCCGGCTTTCCATGCAGCGGTGGCGCGGTTGCTCGGCGAAGACCCGGCGCCGTCGATGGCGTGGCTACGCCGCCATGGCGCGGGGCTTCACTGGTATGGGCGTTCGTCCTCGTAA
- a CDS encoding transglycosylase domain-containing protein, translating into MATAKKKTRAPRWRRIAVWTLGTGVALALVALVALVIAVYTARTSLPSYDTLKSSPNGQMIRVHAADGTVIVSLGPSYGEWIEYSDIPTVMRQAMVAVEDRRFRSHWGIDPIGIARSVKLAYQRRGTDRRLQGASTITQQVARTVFLSNKYDFGRKVREAILALAIEQKFSKDQILELYLNKVYFGGGAYGIDAASRRFFAHPATNLSLSEAAVIAGLVKAPSRYSPTADAEAARGRAGVVLDIMVETGAISRTEADMAEPSDVELAPEPKRNSVRYFTDWALPQLEMLIDETQAPLDVWTTLDLPMQAAAERAIRTNAPAGVQGALVSLDRDGAVRAMIGGKDYVSSNYNRATQATRQPGSAFKLFVYLAALEAGIKADDAVVDAPITINGWSPRNSSGRFAGAMDIRTAFAYSVNTVAARLGQEVGFATVADMARRFGITTPIDTRPAMVLGTSDVRLIDMTRAYASVAQKGVAVAPYGITRVTANGSVIYAHEVDTSRVLVAPYVAAQMTDLLQTAVATGTGRAASIGRPVAGKTGTTTSNKDGWFMGFSSGLTTGVWMGRDDARAVGGLQGGTAPAKAFASFMRTAVAKRPVEEFDTKITLPEWQLEPDDESYFGEPDNGVFVDEYGLPVTRDREATPDGQGVYVTPGEEEAAPPPEDEALDADWINRALGRNPPPRREREERAPPPPNREVPRDQRYRDAPPREQRYREAPPRERYYEDERPYQ; encoded by the coding sequence ATGGCAACCGCGAAGAAAAAGACCCGCGCGCCGCGCTGGCGCCGCATCGCGGTTTGGACCCTAGGCACCGGCGTCGCGCTGGCGCTCGTCGCGCTCGTGGCGCTCGTCATCGCGGTTTACACCGCGCGCACCTCGCTGCCGTCGTACGACACGCTCAAATCCTCGCCCAACGGCCAGATGATCCGCGTCCATGCCGCCGACGGCACGGTGATCGTGTCGCTGGGGCCGAGCTATGGCGAATGGATCGAATATAGCGATATCCCCACGGTGATGCGCCAGGCGATGGTCGCGGTCGAGGATCGCCGCTTCCGCTCGCATTGGGGGATCGACCCGATCGGCATCGCGCGCTCGGTCAAGCTCGCCTATCAGCGGCGCGGCACCGATCGCCGGCTGCAGGGCGCATCGACGATCACCCAGCAGGTCGCACGCACCGTCTTCCTGTCGAACAAATATGATTTCGGCCGCAAGGTCCGCGAGGCGATCCTGGCGCTCGCGATCGAGCAGAAGTTCAGCAAGGACCAGATCCTCGAACTTTATCTGAACAAGGTCTATTTCGGCGGCGGCGCCTATGGCATCGACGCCGCCTCGCGCCGCTTCTTCGCGCACCCTGCGACCAATTTGTCGCTGTCCGAGGCCGCGGTGATCGCCGGCCTCGTCAAGGCGCCCTCGCGCTATTCGCCCACCGCCGATGCCGAGGCGGCGCGCGGCCGCGCCGGCGTCGTGCTCGACATCATGGTCGAAACCGGCGCGATCAGCCGCACCGAAGCCGATATGGCCGAACCCTCCGACGTGGAGCTCGCGCCCGAGCCCAAGCGCAACAGCGTGCGCTATTTCACCGATTGGGCGCTGCCCCAGCTCGAAATGCTGATCGACGAAACGCAGGCGCCGCTCGACGTGTGGACCACGCTCGACCTGCCGATGCAGGCCGCCGCCGAGCGCGCGATCCGCACCAACGCTCCCGCCGGGGTCCAGGGCGCCTTGGTGTCGCTTGACCGCGACGGCGCGGTGCGCGCGATGATCGGCGGCAAGGATTATGTCTCGTCGAACTATAACCGCGCGACGCAGGCAACGCGCCAGCCGGGATCGGCGTTCAAGCTGTTCGTCTATCTCGCCGCGCTCGAAGCCGGGATCAAGGCCGACGATGCCGTCGTCGACGCGCCGATCACGATCAACGGCTGGAGCCCGCGCAACAGCTCGGGCCGGTTCGCGGGCGCGATGGATATCCGCACCGCCTTTGCCTATTCGGTCAACACCGTCGCCGCGCGGCTGGGCCAGGAAGTCGGCTTTGCGACCGTCGCTGACATGGCGCGGCGCTTCGGCATCACCACCCCGATCGACACCCGCCCCGCGATGGTGCTCGGCACCAGCGACGTGCGGCTCATCGACATGACGCGCGCCTATGCCAGCGTCGCGCAAAAGGGCGTCGCGGTCGCGCCCTATGGCATTACCCGCGTCACCGCCAACGGATCGGTGATCTATGCGCACGAGGTCGATACCTCGCGCGTGCTGGTTGCGCCCTATGTCGCGGCGCAGATGACCGACCTGCTCCAGACCGCGGTCGCCACGGGTACCGGGCGCGCGGCGTCGATCGGTCGCCCCGTCGCGGGCAAGACCGGCACCACCACCTCGAACAAGGATGGCTGGTTCATGGGCTTTTCGAGCGGCCTCACCACCGGGGTGTGGATGGGCCGCGACGATGCGCGCGCGGTCGGCGGGCTGCAGGGCGGCACCGCACCCGCCAAGGCCTTTGCCAGCTTCATGCGCACCGCGGTCGCCAAGCGGCCGGTCGAGGAATTCGACACCAAGATCACGCTGCCCGAATGGCAGCTCGAGCCCGACGACGAATCCTATTTCGGCGAGCCCGACAATGGCGTGTTCGTCGATGAATATGGCCTGCCGGTCACCCGCGATCGCGAAGCCACTCCCGATGGCCAGGGGGTGTATGTGACCCCCGGCGAGGAAGAAGCCGCGCCGCCCCCCGAGGACGAGGCGCTCGACGCCGACTGGATCAACCGCGCGCTGGGGCGCAACCCGCCGCCGCGCCGCGAGCGCGAAGAGCGCGCGCCGCCGCCGCCAAACCGCGAGGTGCCGCGCGACCAACGCTATCGCGACGCGCCGCCCAGGGAACAACGCTATCGCGAAGCCCCGCCGCGCGAGCGCTATTACGAGGACGAACGCCCATACCAGTGA
- the msrB gene encoding peptide-methionine (R)-S-oxide reductase MsrB, with protein MEKLNLSEAEWRDRLTPTQYHVLREAGTERAFSGELNANKADGIYHCAACELPLFDSDDKYDSGSGWPSFTRPLNAEAVEDRRDTSHGMVRIESLCGRCESHLGHVFPDGPPPTGQRYCMNSVSLDFRPRDAATD; from the coding sequence ATGGAAAAGCTCAACCTGTCCGAAGCCGAATGGCGCGATCGCCTGACCCCCACCCAATATCATGTGCTGCGCGAAGCCGGCACCGAACGCGCCTTTTCGGGCGAGCTCAACGCCAACAAGGCCGACGGCATCTATCACTGCGCCGCCTGCGAATTGCCGTTGTTCGACAGCGACGACAAATATGACTCAGGGTCGGGCTGGCCCAGCTTCACCCGGCCATTGAACGCCGAAGCCGTCGAGGATCGCCGCGACACCAGCCACGGCATGGTGCGCATCGAAAGCCTGTGCGGCCGCTGCGAAAGCCATCTCGGCCATGTCTTCCCCGATGGCCCGCCCCCCACCGGCCAGCGCTACTGCATGAATTCGGTTTCGCTCGACTTCCGCCCGCGCGACGCAGCGACCGACTGA
- a CDS encoding NAD(P)/FAD-dependent oxidoreductase produces the protein MQAPLIVGAGPAGCAAAIALARAGAAPLVIERNAETGDAICGGFLSWRTLDALERLGIARDTLGAADVTRVGLFAGSHRTEAALPHPAKGVSRRHLDTLMQAHAVAAGATIDRGVAVRGFDEGRLRLADGGELAPSTLFLATGKHDLRGLARDTPTLADPTIGLRTRIPPAPGLTRLVRGAIELHLFDRGYVGLMLQEDGSANLCLAVRRSRMRAEGDPEALLAAIGREVPALGDRLAYGSGAIDAIANVPYGWRALAAPFAAWRLGDQAAVIPSLAGEGMGIAIASGVAAAHAWAAGATADTYQRAFAQRSRAPVARARLLRDLAERPAGARLLLAAAAAIPGAAALAARLTRITHLPIDARPPAQHI, from the coding sequence ATGCAAGCGCCGCTGATCGTCGGCGCCGGGCCCGCCGGCTGCGCCGCGGCGATCGCGCTCGCACGCGCGGGCGCTGCGCCGCTCGTGATCGAGCGCAACGCCGAGACCGGCGACGCGATATGCGGCGGGTTCCTTAGCTGGCGCACGCTCGACGCGCTCGAACGGCTCGGCATCGCGCGCGATACGCTTGGCGCTGCCGACGTCACCCGCGTCGGGCTGTTCGCGGGAAGCCACCGGACCGAAGCCGCGCTCCCCCACCCCGCCAAGGGCGTCTCGCGCCGCCACCTCGACACGCTGATGCAGGCGCATGCCGTGGCGGCGGGCGCAACGATCGACCGCGGCGTCGCGGTGCGCGGGTTCGATGAGGGCAGGCTCCGCCTCGCCGATGGCGGCGAACTCGCGCCGTCCACGCTGTTCCTCGCCACCGGCAAGCACGACCTTCGCGGCCTGGCGCGCGACACGCCGACGCTCGCCGACCCGACGATCGGCCTGCGCACGCGGATCCCCCCTGCCCCCGGCCTGACCCGGCTGGTGCGCGGTGCGATCGAGCTCCATCTGTTCGATCGCGGCTATGTCGGGCTGATGCTCCAGGAAGACGGCAGCGCCAATCTGTGCCTCGCGGTCCGCCGGTCGCGGATGCGCGCCGAGGGCGATCCCGAAGCCCTGCTCGCCGCGATCGGCCGCGAAGTGCCCGCGCTCGGCGATCGGCTCGCCTATGGCAGCGGCGCGATCGATGCGATCGCCAACGTCCCCTATGGCTGGCGCGCGCTCGCCGCCCCCTTCGCGGCGTGGCGGCTCGGCGACCAGGCGGCGGTGATCCCGAGCCTGGCGGGCGAGGGCATGGGGATCGCGATCGCCAGCGGGGTCGCCGCCGCACACGCTTGGGCCGCAGGCGCCACCGCCGACACCTACCAGCGCGCCTTCGCGCAGCGCTCCCGCGCGCCCGTCGCTCGCGCCCGCCTGTTGCGCGACCTTGCCGAACGCCCCGCCGGCGCCCGGCTGCTGCTCGCCGCCGCCGCCGCGATCCCCGGCGCGGCCGCGCTCGCCGCGCGGCTGACCCGCATCACCCACCTGCCCATTGACGCTCGCCCCCCGGCACAACACATTTGA
- a CDS encoding methyltransferase domain-containing protein, which translates to MTLARRAIAEELMDAADLAPETYAAVLRDLAQVNAMTLAARPTLAFLDRIARQSRSLRILDVGYGDGDMLRRIAGWAKRRGVAVDLVGIDLNPRSEQVARADTPPELPITYRTGDYADLAGEGWDVILSSLVAHHMTHDQLVAFLRFMEAQARQGWLVNDLHRHGFAHAGYPLLARVMRWHPIVRHDGRLSIARSYRPGEWPPILAEAGIADARIARAFPFRLCVCKRR; encoded by the coding sequence ATGACGCTCGCGCGGCGCGCCATCGCCGAGGAGCTGATGGACGCCGCCGATCTCGCGCCCGAAACCTATGCTGCGGTGCTGCGCGACCTGGCGCAGGTGAACGCGATGACGCTCGCGGCGCGGCCGACGCTGGCGTTCCTCGATCGCATCGCACGGCAATCGCGCAGCCTTCGCATCCTCGATGTCGGCTATGGCGATGGCGACATGCTGCGGCGGATCGCCGGCTGGGCGAAGCGCCGCGGTGTCGCGGTCGATCTGGTCGGGATCGATCTCAACCCGCGCAGCGAGCAGGTCGCGCGCGCCGATACGCCGCCCGAGCTGCCAATCACCTATCGCACCGGCGACTATGCCGATCTGGCGGGCGAGGGCTGGGACGTGATCCTCAGCAGCCTGGTCGCGCATCACATGACGCACGACCAGCTCGTCGCCTTCCTGCGCTTCATGGAGGCGCAGGCGCGGCAGGGCTGGCTGGTCAACGACCTCCACCGCCACGGCTTCGCCCATGCCGGCTATCCGTTGCTCGCGCGGGTGATGCGCTGGCACCCAATCGTCCGCCACGACGGCCGGCTGTCGATCGCGCGCTCCTATCGCCCCGGTGAATGGCCGCCGATCCTTGCCGAAGCCGGCATCGCCGATGCGCGGATCGCCCGCGCCTTCCCCTTCAGGCTGTGCGTATGCAAGCGCCGCTGA